taaaACTGTCATTATATGTTCCCTTTCAAACCCCCTCGCCTCAGCTATAATACTCAAAGTACATGTCTCAAGTAGGTATCGCAAGCTCTACCAGATGTGATTCCTAACAATCTACATCCACAAGCCTCGGCCCTGTGGAGTCATCCCGAGATCCAAGAATTGTGTTGAAGGGGTACCCCCTGAACACTTCTCACCTCGGGACTTCCCGCCATCTCATACCTATTTCCCTACATACGGTTCTGAGAACTCATATCTTCCCTAGTACACCACATCCCGAAAACGTTACACAACCCCTTCGCATACCTACCTGGCTCGCCTAAAATCAAAAATCATATTTTCCACTTACCCCACAACCAGAACCTTTCACTCCTCGGTCGTGGTAATCAGCCATGCAAGCCACAGAGCAGAAGCAAGCAAGGAACGCCATCTGCCCTCCTAACTCGGAGCGGGCGAAACTCTGGGCCACCCGCCTTCCCTTAACCAACTTGCGTGCCGGCCACGTGtatcctcatcaccctccaacTCGGCCACGCCGGTTCGTAGTCCCCACGCACCGCAGATGCATAAGCCACAGGTAAAACAAGACCAAAAGTGCAGCCCATACTCTTTTTCAGAGGCTTTCTTGAGAACACCAGACACACACAGACAAAAACACCCATCTCCCTATGATGCCTTTCTCGAATCCGAAATGGAATGGCATTACTATACATATCCATCATCCAGCCCGGTCATGTCGTCACCTCGCAAGCACTGAACAATGCATCCCGTTCTGATTGGCTGTCTTCTGCCCCCATCCTTACCCCTAGTCACACACACTCAGTTCTCATGTCTGACCTTGTAATCCGTATCTGGTAGGTACAGATGTCTGTCCGCGCCCTTGGCCGTTAACACCACCATACGAATCACACCACCCGAGCTACCATCCCACTTGATGGCCTCCTTCAACGACTCCTTGACAAAGTTGACcgcatccgcctcctccatgcCCTCTTTCCAGTTGGCGTCGCAGTAACCGTAAATATACGTCGAGCCAGAACCACCAATGGCATATGGTTGCTTGTGGAGGGACCCGCCGAGGGGGATGCTGTAGACCTGACCACCGTGACGCTCGTCCCAACCCGCAATAATGAGACCGGCCCTAGCAAAGAAAATATCAGTACCTGACCTCCGCAACCTACCCAACTTCAACTTCGCCGGGGGTTACTAACGAGAGCCTATCCTTGTTCGCATAGCACATCTCCTGGAAGATGGCCGCCGCCGTCTGTGTCGTGGGGGGCTTGCCGTTCATCATGTGGAAGAGCCCAAGCTGGTATTGCACAATGTCGGCGACGGCTTGGGTGTCAGCGGCGGACCCGGATCGGCAGCACCAGATTGTGTCGTGTACTCTGGTGAGCTTGTCGGTTACACGGTTGGCAATGTATGCGCCAGTCGTTGTGCGGGAATCGGCTCCGAGGATAACGCCGTCTTTGAATGTGATCGCCATACTGTCATCGTTCGAATGTTAGGAGGGGTGCTCGCCCGGGAGTGGTCGTTTGGCCAGTTTAAGACCGGGGGGTTGGCTTACATCGAGGTACCCAAGCTAAGTGATGGAATTGTCAGAATGACTCCCATTGTAAAAGCAGAGGGCACTTTGGAAGTATCACTTACTTGACCTCACCCTTCTTCAACCGGTCCATATCAACATGGATGCCATCTGCAAGGTACCATGGTTAGCAACAGGGACGAGACGATGTGGAGACGGTAACCGGGAGTTGCGATGTCACTGACCTTCGCTCAGGTAACCCGATGTACCGAATTCCATTTTTGAAGTGTGGGTTTGTAATTATCGATCTGAAGTCGTCGATGGAAAGAGGGGGGCAATCGGAGCGAGTCGTCAGTCGTCGAGAATGGAGGTGTTCGTGGGGTATGTGGCATTCGTCGAGTGAATGTTCGAAGTTGGCAACTGGAGCTTGGAGCTCCTCCCAAGCTCAAGGCAGCTCAGACACGCACGCGCGCCTTGCCTGGCAGGCGGGTTGATGCGCATCACGTGGGGAG
The sequence above is a segment of the Podospora pseudoanserina strain CBS 124.78 chromosome 5, whole genome shotgun sequence genome. Coding sequences within it:
- the PRE3 gene encoding Proteasome subunit beta type-1 (COG:O; MEROPS:MER0001645; EggNog:ENOG503NVT2), which codes for MEFGTSGYLSEDGIHVDMDRLKKGEVNLGTSIMAITFKDGVILGADSRTTTGAYIANRVTDKLTRVHDTIWCCRSGSAADTQAVADIVQYQLGLFHMMNGKPPTTQTAAAIFQEMCYANKDRLSAGLIIAGWDERHGGQVYSIPLGGSLHKQPYAIGGSGSTYIYGYCDANWKEGMEEADAVNFVKESLKEAIKWDGSSGGVIRMVVLTAKGADRHLYLPDTDYKVRHEN